The Actinosynnema mirum DSM 43827 genomic interval ATGGCGGTCAGCTCCTACGGGTCCTCCACGTCCTCCTCGGGCGTGGTGCGCATCCTCAAGGACCTCGACCGCGACATCGCGGACCGGGACGTCCTCATCGTCGAGGACATCATCGACTCCGGGCTGACGCTGTCCTGGCTGCTCAAGAACCTCGCCTCGCGCAAGCCGCGCTCGATGGAGGTCTGCACGCTGCTGCGCAAGCCCGACGCGGTGAAGGTCGACGTGCCGGTGAAGTACGTCGGCTTCGACATCCCCAACGAGTTCGTGGTCGGCTACGGCCTCGACTACGCCGAGCGGTACCGCGACCTGCCGTACATCGGCAAGCTGGACCCGAAGGTCTACTCCGGCTGACCGGGCGCCGCCCGCACCCGCGGTTCGCGGGGCGGGCGGCTTTCCCGCGCGTGCGGGGGCGGCTCAGCAGTTGGGCCTGCACCGCCGCTGGGA includes:
- the hpt gene encoding hypoxanthine phosphoribosyltransferase; amino-acid sequence: MYDGDIASVLLSEQEISDKVGELARQVAADYPAGGDDLVLITVLKGAVMFTSDLARALPVPVQLEFMAVSSYGSSTSSSGVVRILKDLDRDIADRDVLIVEDIIDSGLTLSWLLKNLASRKPRSMEVCTLLRKPDAVKVDVPVKYVGFDIPNEFVVGYGLDYAERYRDLPYIGKLDPKVYSG